The following proteins come from a genomic window of Maniola jurtina chromosome 15, ilManJurt1.1, whole genome shotgun sequence:
- the LOC123872823 gene encoding zinc finger HIT domain-containing protein 3, whose amino-acid sequence MSCIQCGKESKYKCPTCRESYCSVTCYKLHKEVPCSPPPQSPQETKEPIVEFDFPTEDTVSNEKLKLLEESKELRKCLENPHVREILEILDTAPHPDVLLNEYMQEPIFTEFVDACLSIVQDKSDNKHD is encoded by the exons ATGAGTTGCATACAATGTGGTAAAGAATCTAAATACAAATGCCCTACATGTCGAGAATCTTA TTGCTCAGTTACCTGCTACAAACTTCACAAGGAGGTACCCTGCTCACCGCCACCGCAATCACCACAAGAGACAAAAGAACCTATTGTTGAGTTTGATTTTCCTACCGAAGACACAGTTTCTAATGAGAAACTAAAACTGCTTG AAGAGTCCAAAGAATTAAGAAAATGTCTAGAAAATCCACATGTAAGAGAAATACTAGAAATATTAGATACAGCGCCTCATCCAGATGTTTTATTAAATGAATACATGCAAGAGCCAATATTTACAGAATTTGTAGATGCCTGTTTAAGTATTGTTCAAGATAAAAGTGATAACAAGCATGATTAA
- the LOC123872822 gene encoding beta-glucuronidase isoform X2 produces the protein MITSSSSLLLFSTIILTLTDATVPGTASANEINQSEQKKAPNPGGALYPQESETRYLRNLDGIWNFRKSPVDPEYGYRNGWYEQDLEKTGAVIPMPVPSSYNDIGEDASLRDHVGLVWYDRRFHVPMWWARTEQRVWLRFSSVHYAAQVWVNSQPVTYHEIGHLPFEVEITGLINYNGSNLLTVVVDNTLLSDTVPQGTIRDIVVGNTKVRQEQTYTFDFFNYAGIHRSVFLYTTPQEYIDDVIVNTDIQGLTGFVVYNVTYKGTSNANCLIQLFDKNGLQVVGANECAGLLEIGNANFWWPYLMHPNPGYLYTLKASLIGPLGEIVDTYNLKVGIRTVTWSNTTIYLNDKPIYLRGFGMHEDSDLRGKGWDPVLWVKNFNLIKWVGANAFRTSHYPYAEEIYQMADEMGIMIIDECPSVDTDIFTDTLLVKHKQSLTELIRRDKNHPSVIMWSISNEPRSSNFKADSYFKSVVKHVKSMDLSRPVTIAISQSYLNDKSGQYLDVICFNRYNGWYAATGQLINIATSVVDEATSWHRKHNKPVIMSEYGADTLAGLHLIPEYVWSEEYQVALLSEHFKAFDKLRKAGFFSGELIWNFADFKTAQRTMRVGGNKKGIFTRERQPKASAHHLRNRYHAIAAADSGTPAPDLSYYISDNKPAIHEEL, from the exons ATGATAACCAGCAGTTCAAGTCTCCTCCTTTTCTCGACCATCATCCTTACACTCACCGATGCAACCGTACCAGGAACTGCAAGCGCGAACGAGATCAATCAAAGCGAACAGAAGAAAGCACCAAACCCTGGCGGGGCGTTATACCCACAAGAGTCAGAAACTAGATACCTAAGAAATCTAGACGGAATATGGAACTTCAGAAAGTCGCCCGTGGACCCGGAATACGGATATCGAAATGGCTGGTACGAGCAAGACCTCGAAAAG ACAGGAGCAGTTATCCCCATGCCGGTGCCTTCATCATACAACGACATCGGCGAAGACGCGTCGCTAAGAGACCACGTGGGCTTGGTGTGGTACGACCGGCGGTTCCACGTGCCGATGTGGTGGGCCCGCACTGAACAGCGAGTGTGGCTGAGATTCAGCAGCGTTCATTATGCCGCTCAAGTG TGGGTGAACAGCCAGCCGGTGACCTACCATGAAATTGGTCACCTACCGTTCGAGGTCGAGATCACTGGCCTAATTAACTACAATGGCAGCAACCTCCTCACTGTCGTGGTCGACAACACGCTGCTCAGCGACACCGTGCCACAGGGCACCATTAGAGATATCGTTGTTGg TAACACGAAAGTGCGCCAGGAGCAGACTTATACTTTCGACTTCTTCAACTACGCCGGCATCCACCGGTCAGTCTTCCTATACACCACACCGCAAGAGTATATCGACGATGTTATCGTCAACACTGACATCCAGGGACTCACAG GTTTCGTGGTATATAACGTCACTTACAAAGGTACCTCCAACGCGAACTGCCTTATCCAATTGTTTGATAAGAACGGTTTACAAGTGGTTGGGGCGAACGAATGCGCAGGCCTTTTGGAGATTGGCAATGCCAACTTCTGGTGGCCTTATCTGATGCATCCTAATCCTGGATACTTGTACACTTTGAAG GCGTCGCTGATAGGTCCACTAGGTGAAATTGTGGACACGTACAACCTCAAAGTAGGCATCAGAACCGTCACATGGAGCAACACAACGATCTACCTCAACGACAAGCCCATCTACCTCAGAGGCTTTGGCATGCATGAGGATTCTGAT CTTCGCGGTAAAGGTTGGGATCCTGTGCTGTGGGTGAAGAActttaatttaatcaaatgGGTCGGAGCTAATGCGTTCCGTACATCTCATTACCCGTACGCTGAAGAAATCTATCAGATGGCCGATGAAATGGGCATCATGATTATTGATGAGTGCCCAAGCGTCGATACCGA TATCTTCACGGACACTCTTCTAGTGAAACATAAGCAGTCATTAACTGAGTTGATACGACGAGACAAGAACCATCCTAGTGTGATCATGTGGTCCATTTCCAATGAACCAAGATCCAGCAACTTCAAAGCTGACTCCTATTTCaa GAGCGTTGTGAAACACGTCAAATCTATGGATTTATCAAGACCCGTTACAATCGCCATTTCTCAGagttatttaaatgataaatct GGTCAATACTTAGACGTGATTTGTTTTAACCGCTACAACGGCTGGTACGCAGCAACCGGGCAGCTCATCAACATAGCGACTAGCGTGGTGGACGAGGCTACTTCGTGGCATCGCAAACACAACAAACCCGTCATCATGAGTGAATACGGCGCTGACACACTTGCTGGACTTCATTTA ATCCCGGAGTATGTGTGGTCGGAAGAATATCAAGTCGCGCTGCTATCAGAACACTTCAAGGCGTTCGACAAACTACGAAAAGCGGGCTTCTTTTCTGGAGAGCTCATTTGGAACTTCGCTGACTTCAAAACTGCACAAA GAACAATGCGCGTAGGCGGCAACAAAAAGGGCATATTTACACGGGAAAGGCAGCCCAAGGCCTCAGCGCATCACTTGAGAAACAGATATCACGCGATCGCAGCAGCCGACAGCGGGACTCCAGCTCCTGACCTCTCGTATTACATCAGCGACAACAAACCTGCCATACACGAAGAGTTATAA
- the LOC123872822 gene encoding beta-glucuronidase isoform X3, whose translation MITSSSSLLLFSTIILTLTDATVPGTASANEINQSEQKKAPNPGGALYPQESETRYLRNLDGIWNFRKSPVDPEYGYRNGWYEQDLEKTGAVIPMPVPSSYNDIGEDASLRDHVGLVWYDRRFHVPMWWARTEQRVWLRFSSVHYAAQVWVNSQPVTYHEIGHLPFEVEITGLINYNGSNLLTVVVDNTLLSDTVPQGTIRDIVVGNTKVRQEQTYTFDFFNYAGIHRSVFLYTTPQEYIDDVIVNTDIQGLTGFVVYNVTYKGTSNANCLIQLFDKNGLQVVGANECAGLLEIGNANFWWPYLMHPNPGYLYTLKASLIGPLGEIVDTYNLKVGIRTVTWSNTTIYLNDKPIYLRGFGMHEDSDLRGKGWDPVLWVKNFNLIKWVGANAFRTSHYPYAEEIYQMADEMGIMIIDECPSVDTDIFTDTLLVKHKQSLTELIRRDKNHPSVIMWSISNEPRSSNFKADSYFKSVVKHVKSMDLSRPVTIAISQSYLNDKSGQYLDVICFNRYNGWYAATGQLINIATSVVDEATSWHRKHNKPVIMSEYGADTLAGLHLIPEYVWSEEYQVALLSEHFKAFDKLRKAGFFSGELIWNFADFKTAQTITRVGGNKKGIFTRERQPKASAHHLRNRYHAIAAADSGTPAPDLSYYISDNKPAIHEEL comes from the exons ATGATAACCAGCAGTTCAAGTCTCCTCCTTTTCTCGACCATCATCCTTACACTCACCGATGCAACCGTACCAGGAACTGCAAGCGCGAACGAGATCAATCAAAGCGAACAGAAGAAAGCACCAAACCCTGGCGGGGCGTTATACCCACAAGAGTCAGAAACTAGATACCTAAGAAATCTAGACGGAATATGGAACTTCAGAAAGTCGCCCGTGGACCCGGAATACGGATATCGAAATGGCTGGTACGAGCAAGACCTCGAAAAG ACAGGAGCAGTTATCCCCATGCCGGTGCCTTCATCATACAACGACATCGGCGAAGACGCGTCGCTAAGAGACCACGTGGGCTTGGTGTGGTACGACCGGCGGTTCCACGTGCCGATGTGGTGGGCCCGCACTGAACAGCGAGTGTGGCTGAGATTCAGCAGCGTTCATTATGCCGCTCAAGTG TGGGTGAACAGCCAGCCGGTGACCTACCATGAAATTGGTCACCTACCGTTCGAGGTCGAGATCACTGGCCTAATTAACTACAATGGCAGCAACCTCCTCACTGTCGTGGTCGACAACACGCTGCTCAGCGACACCGTGCCACAGGGCACCATTAGAGATATCGTTGTTGg TAACACGAAAGTGCGCCAGGAGCAGACTTATACTTTCGACTTCTTCAACTACGCCGGCATCCACCGGTCAGTCTTCCTATACACCACACCGCAAGAGTATATCGACGATGTTATCGTCAACACTGACATCCAGGGACTCACAG GTTTCGTGGTATATAACGTCACTTACAAAGGTACCTCCAACGCGAACTGCCTTATCCAATTGTTTGATAAGAACGGTTTACAAGTGGTTGGGGCGAACGAATGCGCAGGCCTTTTGGAGATTGGCAATGCCAACTTCTGGTGGCCTTATCTGATGCATCCTAATCCTGGATACTTGTACACTTTGAAG GCGTCGCTGATAGGTCCACTAGGTGAAATTGTGGACACGTACAACCTCAAAGTAGGCATCAGAACCGTCACATGGAGCAACACAACGATCTACCTCAACGACAAGCCCATCTACCTCAGAGGCTTTGGCATGCATGAGGATTCTGAT CTTCGCGGTAAAGGTTGGGATCCTGTGCTGTGGGTGAAGAActttaatttaatcaaatgGGTCGGAGCTAATGCGTTCCGTACATCTCATTACCCGTACGCTGAAGAAATCTATCAGATGGCCGATGAAATGGGCATCATGATTATTGATGAGTGCCCAAGCGTCGATACCGA TATCTTCACGGACACTCTTCTAGTGAAACATAAGCAGTCATTAACTGAGTTGATACGACGAGACAAGAACCATCCTAGTGTGATCATGTGGTCCATTTCCAATGAACCAAGATCCAGCAACTTCAAAGCTGACTCCTATTTCaa GAGCGTTGTGAAACACGTCAAATCTATGGATTTATCAAGACCCGTTACAATCGCCATTTCTCAGagttatttaaatgataaatct GGTCAATACTTAGACGTGATTTGTTTTAACCGCTACAACGGCTGGTACGCAGCAACCGGGCAGCTCATCAACATAGCGACTAGCGTGGTGGACGAGGCTACTTCGTGGCATCGCAAACACAACAAACCCGTCATCATGAGTGAATACGGCGCTGACACACTTGCTGGACTTCATTTA ATCCCGGAGTATGTGTGGTCGGAAGAATATCAAGTCGCGCTGCTATCAGAACACTTCAAGGCGTTCGACAAACTACGAAAAGCGGGCTTCTTTTCTGGAGAGCTCATTTGGAACTTCGCTGACTTCAAAACTGCACAAA CAATAACACGAGTAG GCGGCAACAAAAAGGGCATATTTACACGGGAAAGGCAGCCCAAGGCCTCAGCGCATCACTTGAGAAACAGATATCACGCGATCGCAGCAGCCGACAGCGGGACTCCAGCTCCTGACCTCTCGTATTACATCAGCGACAACAAACCTGCCATACACGAAGAGTTATAA
- the LOC123872822 gene encoding beta-glucuronidase isoform X1, with product MITSSSSLLLFSTIILTLTDATVPGTASANEINQSEQKKAPNPGGALYPQESETRYLRNLDGIWNFRKSPVDPEYGYRNGWYEQDLEKTGAVIPMPVPSSYNDIGEDASLRDHVGLVWYDRRFHVPMWWARTEQRVWLRFSSVHYAAQVWVNSQPVTYHEIGHLPFEVEITGLINYNGSNLLTVVVDNTLLSDTVPQGTIRDIVVGNTKVRQEQTYTFDFFNYAGIHRSVFLYTTPQEYIDDVIVNTDIQGLTGFVVYNVTYKGTSNANCLIQLFDKNGLQVVGANECAGLLEIGNANFWWPYLMHPNPGYLYTLKASLIGPLGEIVDTYNLKVGIRTVTWSNTTIYLNDKPIYLRGFGMHEDSDLRGKGWDPVLWVKNFNLIKWVGANAFRTSHYPYAEEIYQMADEMGIMIIDECPSVDTDIFTDTLLVKHKQSLTELIRRDKNHPSVIMWSISNEPRSSNFKADSYFKSVVKHVKSMDLSRPVTIAISQSYLNDKSGQYLDVICFNRYNGWYAATGQLINIATSVVDEATSWHRKHNKPVIMSEYGADTLAGLHLIPEYVWSEEYQVALLSEHFKAFDKLRKAGFFSGELIWNFADFKTAQTITRVGGNKKGIFTRERQPKASAHHLRARYHAIAAADSGTPAPDLSYYVSDNMPAVHEEL from the exons ATGATAACCAGCAGTTCAAGTCTCCTCCTTTTCTCGACCATCATCCTTACACTCACCGATGCAACCGTACCAGGAACTGCAAGCGCGAACGAGATCAATCAAAGCGAACAGAAGAAAGCACCAAACCCTGGCGGGGCGTTATACCCACAAGAGTCAGAAACTAGATACCTAAGAAATCTAGACGGAATATGGAACTTCAGAAAGTCGCCCGTGGACCCGGAATACGGATATCGAAATGGCTGGTACGAGCAAGACCTCGAAAAG ACAGGAGCAGTTATCCCCATGCCGGTGCCTTCATCATACAACGACATCGGCGAAGACGCGTCGCTAAGAGACCACGTGGGCTTGGTGTGGTACGACCGGCGGTTCCACGTGCCGATGTGGTGGGCCCGCACTGAACAGCGAGTGTGGCTGAGATTCAGCAGCGTTCATTATGCCGCTCAAGTG TGGGTGAACAGCCAGCCGGTGACCTACCATGAAATTGGTCACCTACCGTTCGAGGTCGAGATCACTGGCCTAATTAACTACAATGGCAGCAACCTCCTCACTGTCGTGGTCGACAACACGCTGCTCAGCGACACCGTGCCACAGGGCACCATTAGAGATATCGTTGTTGg TAACACGAAAGTGCGCCAGGAGCAGACTTATACTTTCGACTTCTTCAACTACGCCGGCATCCACCGGTCAGTCTTCCTATACACCACACCGCAAGAGTATATCGACGATGTTATCGTCAACACTGACATCCAGGGACTCACAG GTTTCGTGGTATATAACGTCACTTACAAAGGTACCTCCAACGCGAACTGCCTTATCCAATTGTTTGATAAGAACGGTTTACAAGTGGTTGGGGCGAACGAATGCGCAGGCCTTTTGGAGATTGGCAATGCCAACTTCTGGTGGCCTTATCTGATGCATCCTAATCCTGGATACTTGTACACTTTGAAG GCGTCGCTGATAGGTCCACTAGGTGAAATTGTGGACACGTACAACCTCAAAGTAGGCATCAGAACCGTCACATGGAGCAACACAACGATCTACCTCAACGACAAGCCCATCTACCTCAGAGGCTTTGGCATGCATGAGGATTCTGAT CTTCGCGGTAAAGGTTGGGATCCTGTGCTGTGGGTGAAGAActttaatttaatcaaatgGGTCGGAGCTAATGCGTTCCGTACATCTCATTACCCGTACGCTGAAGAAATCTATCAGATGGCCGATGAAATGGGCATCATGATTATTGATGAGTGCCCAAGCGTCGATACCGA TATCTTCACGGACACTCTTCTAGTGAAACATAAGCAGTCATTAACTGAGTTGATACGACGAGACAAGAACCATCCTAGTGTGATCATGTGGTCCATTTCCAATGAACCAAGATCCAGCAACTTCAAAGCTGACTCCTATTTCaa GAGCGTTGTGAAACACGTCAAATCTATGGATTTATCAAGACCCGTTACAATCGCCATTTCTCAGagttatttaaatgataaatct GGTCAATACTTAGACGTGATTTGTTTTAACCGCTACAACGGCTGGTACGCAGCAACCGGGCAGCTCATCAACATAGCGACTAGCGTGGTGGACGAGGCTACTTCGTGGCATCGCAAACACAACAAACCCGTCATCATGAGTGAATACGGCGCTGACACACTTGCTGGACTTCATTTA ATCCCGGAGTATGTGTGGTCGGAAGAATATCAAGTCGCGCTGCTATCAGAACACTTCAAGGCGTTCGACAAACTACGAAAAGCGGGCTTCTTTTCTGGAGAGCTCATTTGGAACTTCGCTGACTTCAAAACTGCACAAA CAATAACACGAGTAGGTGGCAACAAAAAGGGCATTTTCACACGGGAACGGCAGCCCAAGGCCTCAGCGCATCACTTGAGAGCCAGATACCACGCGATCGCAGCAGCCGACAGCGGGACTCCAGCTCCTGATCTTTCATATTACGTCAGCGATAACATGCCTGCCGTGCACGAAGAgttataa